A window of the Egibacter rhizosphaerae genome harbors these coding sequences:
- the rpmE gene encoding 50S ribosomal protein L31, with amino-acid sequence MRAGIRTRRPTSEAFEMKSEIHPEYVTASVRCSCGNEFTTRSTQSEIRVELCNECHPFYTGRQKLVDSGGRVERFRQRYGDRPRRGGKG; translated from the coding sequence GTGCGGGCCGGGATCCGCACGCGTCGACCGACGAGCGAGGCGTTCGAGATGAAGTCCGAGATCCACCCCGAGTACGTGACCGCGTCCGTGCGGTGCTCGTGCGGCAACGAGTTCACGACGCGCAGCACGCAGTCCGAGATCCGCGTCGAGCTGTGCAACGAGTGCCACCCCTTCTACACGGGCCGGCAGAAGCTGGTCGACAGCGGCGGGCGAGTCGAGCGCTTCCGTCAGCGCTACGGCGACCGCCCGCGGCGCGGCGGCAAGGGCTAG